In Vitis riparia cultivar Riparia Gloire de Montpellier isolate 1030 chromosome 19, EGFV_Vit.rip_1.0, whole genome shotgun sequence, the following proteins share a genomic window:
- the LOC117909088 gene encoding BES1/BZR1 homolog protein 4-like, with the protein MTSGARLPTWKERENNKRRERRRRAIAAKIFAGLRMYGNYKLPKHCDNNEVLKALCNEAGWTVEPDGTTYRKGCKPVERMDIVGGSASASPCSSYHPSPCASYNPSPASSSFPSPASSSYAANPNADGNSLIPWLKNLSSASSSASSSKLPHLYIHSGSISAPVTPPLSSPTARTPRIKTDWDDQSARPGWAGAHYSFLPSSTPPSPGRQILPDSEWFAGIRIPQGGPTSPTFSLVSSNPFGFKEETLASASGSRMWTPGQSGTCSPAIAAGSDHTADVPMSEVISDEFAFGCNTVGLVKPWEGERIHEECGSDDLELTLGSSRTR; encoded by the exons ATGACGTCGGGGGCGAGGCTGCCGACATGGAAGGAGAGGGAGAACAACAAGAGGAGAGAGCGGCGGAGGAGGGCCATCGCGGCGAAGATTTTCGCCGGACTGAGAATGTACGGAAACTACAAGCTCCCCAAGCACTGCGACAACAACGAAGTCCTCAAAGCCCTTTGCAACGAGGCCGGATGGACCGTCGAGCCCGACGGCACCACCTACCGGAAG GGATGCAAGCCTGTTGAACGCATGGACATTGTGGGTGGATCCGCATCAGCAAGCCCGTGCTCATCTTATCACCCAAGCCCTTGTGCTTCCTACAACCCCAGCCCAGCCTCCTCTTCCTTCCCTAGCCCAGCTTCATCATCGTATGCTGCTAATCCCAATGCTGATGGCAATTCCCTCATACCATGGCTCAAAAATCTCTCATCTGCATCCTCATCAGCCTCTTCCTCCAAGCTTCCCCATCTATACATCCATAGTGGCTCCATCAGTGCTCCAGTTACTCCTCCATTGAGCTCTCCAACTGCTCGGACTCCCCGAATCAAAACCGACTGGGACGACCAATCTGCTCGCCCTGGATGGGCTGGAGCCCACTACTCCTTCCTGCCCTCTTCGACACCACCAAGCCCTGGCCGTCAGATCCTTCCTGATTCAGAATGGTTTGCTGGGATTCGAATCCCTCAAGGTGGGCCAACTTCTCCCACATTCAGCCTTGTCTCTTCAAACCCATTTGGCTTCAAGGAAGAAACGCTTGCCAGTGCCAGTGGTTCTCGCATGTGGACTCCAGGGCAAAGTGGAACATGCTCACCTGCAATTGCAGCAGGCTCTGATCATACTGCAGATGTTCCAATGTCTGAAGTAATTTCAGATGAGTTTGCATTTGGATGTAACACAGTGGGACTAGTGAAGCCATGGGAAGGAGAGAGGATCCATGAGGAGTGTGGCTCAGATGATCTAGAGCTCACTCTTGGGAGCTCGAGGACCAG ATAA
- the LOC117908415 gene encoding disease resistance protein UNI-like: MGCKEIIKVEPLYEEEAWELFNKTLGRYNALSQKEEEIAQDIIKECSGLPLAIVTTARSMSVVYSIAGWRNALNELREHVKGHTIDRENDVFKILEFSYNRLNDEKLQECLLYCALFPEDSMIHRVSLIRYWIAEGLVEEMGSWQAERDRGHAILDKLENVCLLERCENGKYVKMHDVIRDMAINITTKNSRFMVKILRNLEDLPSEIEWSNNNVERVSLMRSGGLSTLMFVPNWPKLSTLFLQNHIFSYPYRTLDKGLPNSFFVHMLGLRVLNLSYTMIAFLPDSIYDKVKLRALILCGCPNLNWVGSLAKLKELRVLDIDRNDMETIPDGIEKLVHLKHFNWSSFFFDYNPLSNPLSIPLSNLFSNLVQLQCLRLDDRRLPDVGVEELSGLRKLEILEVNFSSLHNFNSYMMTEHYRRLTHYHVGLNGFRFFPSKLKGSCKQVTMEACNLEGGKDNDDYHLVLPTNVQFFHITEWHLPTGLLDVSQSLKMATDLKACLISRCKGIEYLWSVEDCIASLNWLFLQDLQSLRVLFKLRPSDIVSCSSLKSLYVSRCDNLKHLFTPELVKYHLKNLQSIHVDSCRQMEDLIVAAEVEEEEEEEVINQRHNLILCFPNLQSLMLQDLPKLKSIWKGTMTCDSLQQLTVFNCPKLRRLPLSVQINDGSGERRASTPPLKQIGGQKEWWDGLEWNAPHAKSIFEPFTTFERDTYRSSMIDCFLMDVKDIFEEVCFLNRNFDAETM, from the exons ATGGGGTGCAAAGAAATCATCAAAGTGGAGCCTCTTTATGAGGAAGAAGCATGGGAGCTTTTCAACAAAACACTTGGGCGGTACAATGCACTGAgtcaaaaagaagaagaaatagccCAGGATATTATCAAGGAATGTAGCGGTTTGCCTCTTGCCATTGTCACTACAGCTAGAAGTATGAGTGTTGTGTATAGCATTGCTGGATGGAGGAATGCATTGAATGAGTTGAGGGAACATGTTAAAGGGCACACAATTGACAGGGAAAATgatgtatttaaaatattggaattcaGCTACAATCGCTTGAATGATGAAAAACTTCAAGAATGTCTGCTCTATTGTGCATTGTTTCCTGAAGATTCTATGATCCATAGGGTGTCTTTGATCAGATATTGGATTGCTGAGGGGCTGGTAGAAGAAATGGGAAGCTGGCAAGCAGAGCGTGATAGAGGGCATGCTATATTGGACAAACTTgaaaatgtgtgtttgttggaaaGATGTGAGAATGGAAAATATGTAAAGATGCATGATGTGATCAGGGACATGGCTATCAACATAACAACAAAGAATTCTCGATTCATGgtgaaaatcctaagaaatCTGGAAGATCTCCCAAGCGAGATAGAGTGGTCAAATAATAATGTAGAAAGAGTTTCATTAATGCGAAGTGGCGGACTTTCAACTTTGATGTTCGTACCAAACTGGCCTAAGCTTTCCACCCTGTTTCTTCAAAATCACATCTTTTCTTATCCATATCGTACTCTggataaaggtcttccaaatTCCTTCTTTGTGCACATGTTGGGCCTTAGAGTTCTAAACCTGTCATACACAATGATTGCATTCCTACCAGATTCTATTTATGACAAAGTGAAACTTCGAGCTCTAATTCTTTGTGGGTGTCCAAACTTAAATTGGGTAGGTTCATTGGCAAAGCTTAAAGAATTGAGAGTGTTGGATATCGATAGAAATGACATGGAAACAATACCTGATGGTATAGAGAAATTGGTCCACCTTAAACATTTCAATTGGTCCTCATTTTTCTTCGATTACAATCCTCTTTCCAATCCTCTTTCCATTCCTCTTTCCAATCTTTTTTCCAATCTTGTTCAACTGCAATGTCTAAGACTTGATGATCGAAGACTTCCGGATGTAGGAGTGGAGGAGCTGAGTGGGTTGAGAAAGTTGGAGATCCTTGAAGTCAATTTTTCCAGTCTACACAATTTCAATAGCTACATGATGACAGAACACTACCGAAGACTTACTCACTATCATGTTGGATTAAATGGATTCAGATTTTTTCCATCAAAACTAAAAGGAAGTTGTAAACAAGTAACAATGGAGGCATGTAATCTGGAAGGAGGAAAAGACAATGATGACTACCATCTTGTGCTCCCTACCAATGTCCAGTTTTTCCACATAACAGAATGGCATCTTCCCACTGGCTTATTGGACGTTTCTCAATCCCTCAAGATGGCGACAGATTTAAAAGCATGTTTGATATCAAGGTGCAAGGGGATAGAATACTTGTGGTCGGTAGAGGACTGCATTGCCTCATTAAACTGGTTGTTTCTTCAGGATTTGCAAAGCTTAAGGGTTCTCTTCAAATTGAGACCAAGCGATATTGTAAGTTGTTCCAGTCTCAAGAGCTTGTACGTGAGTAGGTGTGACAATCTCAAGCACTTGTTCACGCCTGAGTTAGTGAAGTACCACCTCAAAAACCTTCAAAGCATTCATGTCGACAGTTGCAGACAAATGGAGGATCTAATAGTAGCAGCAgaggtagaagaagaagaagaagaagaagtcaTTAATCAAAGGCATAATCTCATCCTCTGTTTCCCCAACTTACAGAGTTTGATGTTGCAAGATCTACCAAAATTGAAGAGCATATGGAAGGGAACAATGACTTGTGATTCTCTACAACAACTTACAGTATTTAATTGCCCAAAGCTTAGAAGGCTTCCTCTTTCTGTGCAAATAAACGATGGTAGTGGAGAAAGACGAGCTTCAACACCGCCCCTCAAACAAATCGGAGGACAAAAAGAGTGGTGGGATGGGTTGGAATGGAACGCACCTCATGCCAAATCTATATTTGAACCCTTTACTACGTTTGAAAGGGACACGTATCGTTCTTCG ATGATAGATTGTTTCTTGATGGAtgtaaaagatatttttgaagAAGT GTGTTTTTTGAATAGGAATTTTGATGCTGAGACGATGTGA